In a single window of the Planctomycetia bacterium genome:
- a CDS encoding diguanylate cyclase produces the protein MAGDQVDGRRDDRPLILIVDDDPDMVGLLATITRNHGFRSTLASDCESALAICEKYRPNVVLLDIKLSGPRSGFDVCRELKANLGTADIPVFFVTGLDRSDPLLSEGFEVGAHDIIFKPISSVDLLGRLRVALREQQTREAYRKLALQDPFTGLSNRRQLIIHVTEALMSSRRDGSVGGMIIADIDHLMVVNDRHGYDLGDELILTLSRLMRRLTGQNCLAGRLGGDEMALVMMHTTRDAIKQTADRLRRTFAAIAFDATTQPKHFTLGVGCTAFGGEASTMDADAVLRQADTSLYAAKLLGRGRSNVFWELDAENLPVIEASKRHSRTKRREKTNRSFVGVQKDVTVEPDAAPPASPKAGA, from the coding sequence GTGGCAGGCGACCAGGTCGATGGACGTCGCGATGATCGACCGTTGATTCTGATCGTTGACGACGATCCGGACATGGTAGGTCTTCTTGCGACGATCACGCGCAATCACGGCTTTCGTTCCACGCTGGCAAGCGACTGCGAATCCGCGCTGGCCATTTGCGAGAAGTATCGTCCCAACGTGGTACTCCTGGACATCAAGTTGTCCGGCCCGCGGAGCGGCTTTGACGTTTGTCGGGAGCTGAAGGCGAACCTGGGGACGGCGGACATACCAGTCTTTTTTGTGACGGGCCTGGATCGCAGCGACCCGTTGTTGAGTGAAGGCTTCGAGGTCGGCGCGCACGATATCATCTTCAAGCCGATCAGCAGCGTTGACCTCCTGGGGCGACTGAGGGTGGCGCTTCGCGAGCAGCAGACACGCGAGGCATACCGAAAGCTGGCGTTGCAGGATCCGTTCACGGGTTTGTCGAATCGCCGGCAACTGATCATTCACGTCACGGAGGCGCTGATGTCCTCACGCCGCGACGGGTCGGTGGGCGGCATGATCATCGCGGATATCGATCATCTGATGGTTGTGAATGACCGACACGGATACGATCTGGGAGACGAGCTGATCCTCACGTTGAGTCGGCTGATGCGCCGGCTTACCGGGCAGAACTGTCTCGCCGGCCGACTGGGCGGCGACGAGATGGCGCTGGTCATGATGCACACGACGCGCGACGCGATCAAACAGACAGCGGACCGGCTGCGCCGGACGTTCGCGGCGATCGCGTTTGATGCGACGACGCAGCCCAAGCATTTTACTTTGGGCGTGGGCTGCACGGCATTCGGCGGAGAGGCTTCGACGATGGACGCCGACGCAGTGCTGCGGCAGGCGGACACGTCCCTGTATGCCGCGAAGCTTCTGGGTCGCGGCCGCTCGAACGTCTTCTGGGAGCTGGACGCCGAGAATCTGCCAGTCATAGAGGCGTCCAAGCGCCACAGCCGCACAAAGCGCCGAGAGAAGACGAACCGGTCGTTTGTCGGCGTGCAGAAAGATGTCACGGTCGAGCCCGACGCTGCGCCACCGGCATCCCCCAAGGCAGGGGCCTGA